Proteins from a genomic interval of Rhodothermales bacterium:
- a CDS encoding ABC transporter ATP-binding protein, which translates to MSTASNQQGALSGSLTQLYRLLRPYRGRVVALSALISASAALGTVAPQFVRYAFDTVIPSGSLELFGWLAAAYAGFYLIRAFVSYAAMYLSFAFTQGIISDIRMRAYSRLLRLPVSRFADERSGSLVSRVVSDVNALEGMIQAGSTRLAGQLFSILVVLVIVIVMNWKLALVNLVVTPLLAWITRHYQGPLRAASRKIRGRVGEMTAVASEAIGNIQVVKSFAAENEETERFGEENGAYVRFNLDRRKDVGMMEALITLTATYGIGVILIYGGWLVVGEALTVGELTAFLMYQRQLQRPIMSVMFFNNQLQSGMAALERVADLLDAEPERGGDLKRLPAGAIEFRDVTFSYPGGEAPVLREFSFVLDRNRTVALVGPSGAGKSTVTKLLSRLYDPQLGEVIVGGEDVRGIDLDALRDGIAVVPQEPTLFSGSVRENIGYARPGATEEEIRKAARLANADGFIQQLPEGYDTQIGERGTKLSGGQKQRIAIARAILKQARVLVLDEATASLDSESEAIIQEALEGSFRTDEDLATIIIAHRLSTVQNADRILVLDGGRLVESGSHAELIEEKGLYARLYELQHGAELESR; encoded by the coding sequence GTGAGCACTGCGTCCAATCAACAGGGTGCCCTGAGTGGCAGTCTGACTCAACTTTATCGTCTGCTGCGTCCGTATCGCGGGCGCGTCGTGGCCCTGTCGGCGCTCATCAGCGCTTCGGCGGCTCTGGGAACGGTCGCGCCGCAGTTCGTGCGATACGCATTCGACACGGTCATTCCCAGCGGCTCGCTTGAGCTGTTCGGCTGGTTGGCCGCGGCCTATGCAGGCTTCTACCTGATCCGCGCATTCGTGTCCTACGCGGCGATGTACCTGAGCTTTGCATTCACTCAGGGCATCATCAGCGACATCCGGATGCGGGCCTACTCGCGACTGCTTCGGCTCCCGGTATCGAGGTTCGCAGACGAGCGGTCCGGCTCGCTGGTCTCCCGCGTGGTCTCGGACGTGAACGCTCTTGAGGGCATGATTCAGGCGGGCTCGACCCGCCTCGCCGGCCAGCTGTTCAGCATTCTGGTGGTGCTGGTGATCGTCATTGTGATGAATTGGAAGCTGGCACTGGTGAATCTGGTCGTGACCCCGCTCCTGGCCTGGATCACGCGTCACTACCAGGGCCCACTGCGGGCGGCATCGCGAAAGATTCGTGGCCGGGTCGGAGAGATGACGGCCGTCGCGAGCGAAGCGATCGGCAACATCCAGGTGGTGAAGTCCTTCGCAGCCGAGAATGAGGAGACAGAACGCTTTGGCGAAGAGAACGGCGCCTACGTGCGATTCAACCTCGACCGTCGCAAGGACGTGGGCATGATGGAGGCCCTGATCACGCTGACCGCCACCTACGGCATCGGCGTGATCCTGATCTACGGAGGCTGGCTGGTGGTCGGAGAAGCGCTGACGGTGGGTGAGCTCACTGCCTTTCTCATGTATCAGCGCCAGTTGCAGCGGCCCATCATGTCCGTGATGTTCTTCAACAACCAACTGCAGTCGGGCATGGCCGCCCTGGAGCGGGTGGCGGATCTGCTGGACGCTGAGCCGGAGCGGGGTGGTGACCTCAAACGCCTGCCTGCGGGCGCCATCGAATTTCGCGATGTCACGTTCTCCTATCCGGGAGGAGAAGCCCCGGTCCTCCGGGAGTTCAGCTTTGTGCTGGACCGCAACCGTACGGTTGCTCTGGTCGGTCCGTCGGGTGCTGGCAAGAGCACCGTCACCAAGCTGCTTTCTAGGCTTTATGACCCGCAACTCGGCGAAGTCATTGTAGGCGGAGAGGACGTTCGGGGCATCGATCTCGATGCGCTCCGCGACGGCATCGCCGTGGTGCCCCAGGAGCCGACGCTGTTTTCCGGCAGTGTGCGCGAGAACATCGGCTACGCCCGACCGGGCGCGACGGAGGAGGAGATCCGGAAAGCTGCTCGCCTCGCCAACGCCGATGGATTCATTCAGCAGCTGCCCGAGGGGTACGATACGCAGATAGGTGAACGAGGCACCAAACTCTCGGGCGGCCAGAAGCAGCGCATCGCCATCGCCCGTGCCATCCTGAAACAGGCCCGGGTGCTGGTCCTCGATGAGGCGACAGCCAGTCTGGACAGCGAGTCCGAGGCCATCATCCAGGAGGCGCTCGAGGGTTCATTCCGTACGGATGAGGACCTTGCGACGATCATCATTGCCCATCGACTGTCCACGGTGCAGAACGCCGACCGCATTCTTGTGCTGGACGGGGGCCGGCTGGTCGAGTCTGGCTCCCACGCGGAGCTCATCGAAGAGAAGGGGCTGTACGCCAGGCTGTACGAGTTGCAGCACGGAGCCGAGCTGGAGTCGCGGTAG
- a CDS encoding AarF/ABC1/UbiB kinase family protein, with product MSLSLSPARLPRYAALVRLLAKYGSQDWAKGAGLEGSLRDEEDLPGDSKPAELAADLEELGPTFIKLGQLLSSRVDLLPQPYVEALQRLQDEVKPIPFEEVERIVCESLGVRLSKAFGRFEETPLAAASLGQVHRATLRDGREVVVKVQRPGIRETILKDLDALADVADLIDERLDAARGLAVTGMLNEFRDTLVRELDFRLEANNLDTMRDLVAGSSEVIVPEPIHDYCSDTVLTMDYVDGTKITDVSPVALLEVDRKGLCAALADVYLDGMLAHGFYHTDPHPGNVFLTRDGKLALLDLGQVARLDPTQREGLLRLLLAASEGQGHEAAQAGLALGTPLEWFDRDKYTREVSALVVRHRDATLEAMSPGVVAVQLARVSAENGLRPSPELSILGKTLLQLDQVTRLLDPTFDPGAAIRRRANRLMKQTMISSLSPGNVFRTLLEAQDLVREAPNRVNAILKDLAEREFEVRVRAFDEVRLLANLNRISDRISLAIVVAALVIGAALLMRVETSFTLLGYPGIAMVVFLLAATCGFVLIVHLFRGADRNPRDRARPA from the coding sequence ATGTCATTGTCATTATCGCCTGCCCGCCTCCCGCGGTATGCCGCGCTTGTGCGCCTTCTGGCCAAATACGGAAGTCAGGACTGGGCCAAGGGAGCGGGCCTGGAGGGCTCGCTTCGGGATGAAGAGGATCTCCCTGGAGATTCAAAGCCCGCTGAACTCGCCGCCGATCTGGAAGAACTCGGCCCCACATTCATCAAACTGGGGCAATTGCTTTCGTCGCGGGTAGACTTGCTGCCTCAGCCGTATGTCGAAGCGCTTCAGCGCCTGCAGGATGAGGTGAAGCCCATTCCCTTCGAGGAGGTGGAGCGGATTGTCTGTGAGTCGCTGGGCGTGCGACTCTCGAAAGCCTTTGGGCGCTTCGAGGAGACACCGCTGGCGGCTGCCTCACTCGGACAGGTGCATCGTGCTACGCTTCGCGACGGACGCGAAGTCGTGGTCAAAGTGCAGCGGCCCGGGATTCGTGAGACCATCCTCAAGGACCTCGATGCGCTGGCTGACGTCGCCGATCTGATTGATGAGCGATTGGACGCCGCACGTGGACTCGCGGTGACAGGCATGCTCAATGAGTTCCGGGACACGCTGGTGCGCGAATTGGACTTCCGCCTTGAGGCAAACAATCTCGACACCATGCGCGACCTGGTCGCCGGATCGAGCGAGGTGATCGTACCGGAACCCATTCACGACTATTGCTCGGATACGGTCCTGACCATGGACTACGTGGATGGCACAAAAATCACCGACGTTTCGCCGGTTGCGCTCCTGGAGGTAGACCGCAAGGGACTGTGCGCGGCGCTCGCCGACGTGTATCTCGACGGCATGCTCGCGCACGGCTTCTACCACACGGATCCGCATCCTGGGAACGTGTTTCTCACCCGGGATGGGAAGTTGGCGTTGCTCGACCTCGGTCAGGTGGCGCGACTCGATCCTACCCAGCGGGAGGGGCTCCTTCGGCTGCTTCTCGCCGCCAGCGAAGGCCAGGGCCACGAAGCCGCCCAGGCGGGTCTGGCGCTGGGCACTCCGCTGGAGTGGTTTGACCGGGACAAATACACCCGGGAGGTGTCGGCTCTGGTTGTCCGGCATCGGGATGCGACTCTGGAAGCCATGAGCCCCGGCGTCGTGGCGGTCCAGCTGGCGAGGGTTTCCGCGGAAAACGGTCTGCGACCTTCGCCGGAGCTCTCAATTCTTGGCAAGACGCTGCTGCAGCTGGATCAGGTCACGCGTCTTCTCGATCCGACATTTGATCCGGGAGCGGCGATTCGGCGTAGGGCCAATCGCCTGATGAAGCAGACCATGATCTCGAGCTTATCGCCGGGGAACGTCTTCCGAACGCTCCTGGAGGCTCAGGATCTTGTACGAGAGGCGCCTAATCGCGTCAACGCGATCCTGAAAGATCTTGCCGAGCGCGAGTTTGAGGTACGGGTGCGCGCCTTTGACGAAGTCCGCCTTCTGGCCAACCTGAACCGCATCTCGGACAGAATCTCGCTGGCCATCGTGGTCGCTGCGCTTGTGATCGGCGCTGCGCTCCTGATGCGGGTCGAGACCAGCTTCACGCTGCTGGGCTACCCAGGCATTGCGATGGTGGTATTTCTGCTGGCAGCGACCTGCGGGTTTGTGCTCATCGTCCATCTGTTCAGGGGTGCAGATCGCAACCCACGAGACAGGGCGCGGCCGGCCTGA
- a CDS encoding serine hydrolase, protein MNDLATRLRASWSVAAIPAAAICAILLTGCGSPPSSLYTISEPENRQDGLEVGTLEEVRMDPVPVGRAVDGIGKGKYGEIHSLLIYKDSKLVVEEYFVGHDYQWDGPDFQGALVEWGWDTEHNIHSAGKSITSACVGIAVDRGFIESVDQSIFDYLPRHQHLKTDGKRQITIEHLLTMTSGLEWDEWRTSYSDERNDVIALWMDCEDPVACILAKPLISEPGTDFTYSGGNSILLGEIVRSATNLDIEAFAGEYLFSPMGIDPPEWGWIGDSGVVYAAGDQRLTSREMIKFGVAYLNGGVWNGQRILSEGWIGRSAASYAGPNNSWFNYFLRSIPPGDNTWGQRGYSYAWWTHEYSHSGSRFPAFWAFGWGGQRIVVFPDQSAVVVLTGGSYVSKDHTATILEEFVLPAFRASRAAVTL, encoded by the coding sequence GTGAACGACCTCGCGACTCGACTACGCGCATCCTGGAGTGTTGCAGCCATTCCAGCCGCCGCGATCTGTGCGATCCTGCTGACTGGTTGTGGTTCACCTCCATCCAGCCTGTACACCATCAGCGAACCTGAGAACCGCCAAGATGGCCTTGAAGTCGGCACTCTGGAGGAGGTCAGGATGGATCCAGTGCCGGTTGGACGTGCCGTCGATGGCATTGGTAAGGGCAAGTACGGCGAGATTCACTCCCTGCTCATCTACAAGGACAGCAAACTGGTCGTCGAGGAGTATTTCGTCGGTCACGACTACCAGTGGGACGGGCCCGATTTCCAGGGGGCCTTGGTGGAATGGGGGTGGGATACCGAGCACAACATCCATTCTGCAGGAAAGAGCATTACCTCTGCCTGCGTCGGTATTGCTGTTGATCGGGGGTTCATCGAAAGCGTGGATCAGTCCATATTTGACTACCTGCCAAGACACCAGCACCTCAAAACCGATGGAAAACGCCAGATAACCATTGAGCATCTGCTCACCATGACCTCGGGGTTGGAATGGGATGAATGGCGCACATCGTATTCCGACGAGCGAAATGACGTGATCGCTCTCTGGATGGACTGCGAGGATCCGGTGGCATGCATCCTGGCAAAACCTCTGATCAGTGAACCAGGAACCGACTTCACCTACAGCGGCGGCAACAGCATCCTGCTAGGCGAGATCGTCAGGAGCGCCACAAACCTGGATATCGAAGCGTTTGCAGGCGAGTACCTGTTCTCGCCGATGGGCATAGACCCCCCTGAATGGGGCTGGATCGGAGATAGCGGCGTGGTTTATGCGGCCGGGGATCAACGCTTGACTTCCAGGGAAATGATCAAGTTCGGGGTCGCTTACCTCAACGGCGGCGTTTGGAACGGCCAGCGTATTCTCTCCGAGGGGTGGATCGGGCGTAGTGCCGCCTCCTACGCCGGGCCCAACAACAGTTGGTTCAACTACTTCCTGCGCTCTATTCCGCCTGGAGACAACACGTGGGGTCAGCGAGGCTACTCCTACGCGTGGTGGACCCACGAGTACTCTCACTCTGGCTCGCGATTCCCCGCGTTCTGGGCCTTCGGTTGGGGAGGGCAGAGGATCGTCGTCTTCCCGGATCAGAGCGCAGTTGTCGTGTTAACGGGAGGTAGCTACGTCTCGAAGGACCACACTGCGACGATCTTGGAGGAGTTTGTGCTCCCTGCTTTTCGAGCCAGTCGCGCAGCCGTGACCCTCTAA